GTCGGCCGGCGCGAAGCCCTCGTGCTCGATTCGCACCTGGTGCACGACCGCCGCCGACAGCGACGGCGAATCGGCCGGCGTGCGGCCGAGCGACAACCACACCGCGGCGTCGGGCTCGTCGCTGCGCACCACGATCGTGCCGGCGCGCACTTCGTCGCCGACGACGTGGACCACCGGGGTCGGATCCGGCGCGGGGCCGGCCTTTCCCATTCGCAGCACCCCGTAGACCGCGGCGGCCGACAGCGCGGCGGTCGCCACCCACAGCAACGCGCCGGGGCGCCGCCGGGACAGCGCCATGTCCACCGCCGGCGCCACCGGGTCGGTCCCCGACGGCGGGCGAAACGGCCGGCGCGGCGCCCCGCGAGGCTCCGCCCGGTCGATCGCGCGCCGGGCGGCGTGCGCCAGTTCGACGTCGGAATCGGTCATCGCCGGCGGCAGGTACGTGTCCTCGTCGTCAGCGGTCGCTCCGAGCCGCACGATCGGGTCGGCGCCGCCGGAGTCGGCCCGGATCAACGCGGACACCGGATCGGCGGCCGTTTGCCCGACCGGGTCGACCGCGGTCGGCGGATCGTCGTCCTCGCCGGCGGCGCCCGCTGCCGGCAATCCGGCCACCAGCGCATCGACGGCGGCATCGAGATCGCTCGCCGCGCCGCCGGCCGGCGCCGCCTGCGCACCGCCGCCCGCAATCGCCGCGACCACGTCCTCGGTCTCGGCCTCGAGATCCGCCTCTGCGGCGCCCCGCACGCCGACCGCGAACCGCGCGAGCTCCTTGATCGTCGCGACCGCCACGCCGGGCGCGTCCGCGGCGGCATCGAGCGCGGCGGCCAGTTCCACCGCCGTCGGGAAGCGCTCGGCCGGATCGGTTGCGAGCGCACGCGCGACGATCGCCGCGACCGCGTCGTGACACGGGAGTTCACCGGGCGGCGGGCCGCCGGACAGCAGCCGGTGGAGCAGCGCGCCCGCCGCGTACACGTCGGCGGCCGGCGACGGCGGATCGCCGAGCGCGACTTCCGGCGCGACGTACCCGCGGGCGCCGAGCGCGGCCACGTCGCCGGCCGCGCACGCCGCCTCGGCCAGCGCGCGGCCGACGGCGAAGTCGGCGACCTTGACGCCGCCGTGGACGTCGATGAGCACGCTGCGCGGATGCACCGCGCCGTGCGCGATGCCGGCGGCGTGTGCGCGGGCGAGCCCGGACGCCACCGCGCGCGCGACCGCCAGCGCGAGCGCCTCGGACATGTCCCGGCCGACCGCGTCCGCGTCGGCGACCAGCTGCTCGAGCGTCACGGCCCCGGCCACCGCCTCGTTGACGACGGCGTGGGTCCCGTCCGGCATGCGCCCGATGAGGATCGTCTGCTGCACGTGGCGGTGCTCGAGCAGGCCGAGGTTCGCGCCGTGCGTGTGCAGCGCATCGACGAATCCGTCGCGGGCGGCCAGGCTCGGGTCGACGCACAGGATGTGCGCCTCGCGGCCGTGGTCGCCGACCGCGCGGTACACCGCGCCGTAGAATCCGACGGCGAGCCGCTGGTGCAGCGTATAGCCGGCAAACGACCGCGCGCTGTCAGCCACGGTCGGATTGTCGCAGATCGACCGGCGCGCGACCACCGGCCGGCGCGGGAACTCGCTCGGCGAGCGAGGCGAGCGGCTACTCGGTCGTCTCGCCGCGCAGCTTCACGTCGCGAATCATGCGGCGCAGCCGCTTCATCCCCTCGCCGTCGAGGCGATCGAACCGGATTCCGACGCCGCTGACGCTGTCGTCGCGACGCCCCCACACGACCTTGCCCTCGAACTCGATCTCCGGCGAACCGTCGAGCGGATCGAGCACGATCGTGACCCGCGCGCCGTCGGGCAGCGATCGCGACGTCTTGAGCGATACGCCGCCCGAACCGACGTCTTCGACCTCGGCGTCGCCGCGCAGCGGCACGTCGCCGTCGCCGTCCCCCTCGACGACGAACCGCGCCGGCAGACGCATCGGAAACCGCCGGTGCTTGCGCTTCCACGACGCCTTGGCGCGGCCGGCGGCGACCGCCACGAGGAAGTCGCGCTTGTCGTCCTCGCCGTCGGCGATGCGAAACGTGAACTCGCCCGTCCCCGCGCTGCCGACGGCGACCGCACGGGTGAGGATGCGGTTGGGAAGCCCCGGGAACCCGATCTCCAGGATGACCTCGTCGTTCGGCTCGTAGACCGCCTTGGTCGCGACGCGAAGTTGTCCCGCGCCGTCGCCGTCTA
The sequence above is drawn from the Deltaproteobacteria bacterium genome and encodes:
- a CDS encoding PilZ domain-containing protein — its product is MLPSTPLEARGRAFEGAAAIARASDRVSTIEHRMKILFATFTSREDFLSRLTVDGDGAGQLRVATKAVYEPNDEVILEIGFPGLPNRILTRAVAVGSAGTGEFTFRIADGEDDKRDFLVAVAAGRAKASWKRKHRRFPMRLPARFVVEGDGDGDVPLRGDAEVEDVGSGGVSLKTSRSLPDGARVTIVLDPLDGSPEIEFEGKVVWGRRDDSVSGVGIRFDRLDGEGMKRLRRMIRDVKLRGETTE